A genomic stretch from Kribbella amoyensis includes:
- a CDS encoding dipeptidase — MTDLAAAIDRVLPSVRADLEDLIRIPSVSADPARAADVQRSAEATAALFEAEGFTVRIVRAGDGAPAVIAKKPAPAGKPTVLLYAHHDVQPTGSLDEWTSPPFEPTERGDRLYARGAADDKAGIAAHLAAVRAFGNDLPVGVTVFVEGEEEIGSPTLLQLLDEYAEELTSDAIVIADSGNWAIGQPALTVSLRGLVDCYVEVRTLDHAVHSGLFGGAVPDALTTLCRLLATLHDDNGDVAVDGLHASRAAELEYPEDRFRAESSVLDSVRLIGSGTLVDRLWTRPAISVLAIDAPRVADASNTLVPVAKAKVSLRVAPGDDSTKAMQALCNHLEQNVPWGAQVTVTEGDIGQPCSINARGAAYDAARSAFATAWGVEPVDTGMGGSIPFIAEFQQAFPHAAVLVTGVEDPDTRAHGVDEGLHLQEFAKVCLAEAQLLQNLA, encoded by the coding sequence ATGACCGATCTTGCCGCGGCGATCGACCGCGTTCTGCCCTCCGTCCGCGCCGACCTCGAGGACCTCATCCGGATTCCCTCGGTCAGCGCGGACCCGGCCCGGGCGGCCGACGTCCAGCGGTCCGCCGAGGCGACCGCCGCGTTGTTCGAGGCCGAGGGCTTCACGGTCCGGATCGTCCGGGCCGGGGACGGCGCGCCCGCGGTGATCGCGAAGAAGCCTGCGCCGGCGGGCAAGCCGACCGTGCTGCTGTACGCGCACCACGACGTCCAGCCGACCGGGTCTCTCGACGAGTGGACCTCGCCGCCGTTCGAGCCGACCGAGCGCGGCGACCGGCTGTACGCCCGCGGTGCCGCCGACGACAAGGCCGGGATCGCGGCCCACCTCGCCGCCGTACGGGCCTTCGGCAACGATCTGCCGGTCGGCGTGACCGTGTTCGTCGAGGGCGAGGAGGAGATCGGCTCGCCGACCCTGCTGCAGTTGCTGGACGAGTACGCCGAGGAGCTCACCTCGGACGCGATCGTGATCGCGGACTCGGGCAACTGGGCGATCGGCCAGCCGGCGTTGACCGTGTCGCTGCGGGGTCTCGTCGACTGCTACGTGGAGGTGCGGACCCTCGACCACGCGGTCCACTCCGGCCTCTTCGGTGGCGCGGTGCCGGACGCGCTGACCACCTTGTGCCGCTTGCTGGCCACGTTGCACGACGACAACGGTGACGTCGCCGTCGACGGTCTGCACGCGAGCCGGGCCGCCGAGCTGGAGTACCCGGAGGACCGGTTCCGCGCGGAGTCGAGCGTGCTGGACTCGGTGCGGCTGATCGGGTCCGGCACCCTGGTGGACCGGTTGTGGACCAGGCCGGCCATCTCCGTGCTGGCGATCGACGCCCCGCGGGTCGCGGACGCCAGCAACACGCTGGTCCCGGTCGCGAAGGCCAAGGTCAGCCTCCGGGTCGCACCGGGTGACGACTCGACCAAGGCGATGCAGGCCCTGTGCAACCATCTCGAGCAGAACGTCCCGTGGGGTGCCCAGGTCACCGTGACAGAAGGGGATATCGGCCAGCCCTGCTCGATCAACGCCCGCGGCGCGGCGTACGACGCGGCCCGGTCCGCCTTCGCGACGGCGTGGGGTGTGGAGCCGGTGGACACCGGGATGGGCGGCTCGATCCCGTTCATCGCCGAGTTCCAGCAGGCTTTTCCGCACGCGGCGGTGCTGGTCACCGGCGTCGAGGACCCGGACACCCGGGCCCACGGGGTCGACGAAGGCCTGCATCTGCAGGAGTTCGCGAAGGTCTGCCTGGCCGAAGCGCAACTACTGCAGAACCTGGCGTGA
- a CDS encoding NAD(P) transhydrogenase subunit alpha, whose amino-acid sequence MKIAVVRETRPAERRVALVPEQVAKLIQLGYEVAVEPAAGERALFSDDQYREAGAEVAWGADHAATVVASVQPLERERLQRLHAGTALMSFLPTNPPDVVRAATSAKLTAFAMELIPRISRAQSMDALSSQALVAGYRAAIVAAERLPRFFPLNMTAAGTVPPAQVLVLGAGVAGLQAIATAKRLGAVVKAYDVRTAAAEEIASMGAQPIELELGTLDGPGGYAREMTPERAQLQRDLLAPYVAAADALITTAAVPGRTAPMLVTREMVEQMKPGSVVVDLASEQGGNVEGSVAGTELTIGGALVWGGSNVPSQLAGPASRLYGQNIANLITLMTRNAAFDPDFADEIVAGCCVTHDGKVLHEPTRELLEGPLA is encoded by the coding sequence GTGAAGATCGCAGTAGTGCGAGAGACCAGACCGGCCGAGCGCCGGGTGGCACTGGTGCCGGAACAGGTCGCCAAACTGATCCAGCTCGGCTACGAGGTGGCGGTCGAACCGGCGGCCGGCGAGCGTGCGCTGTTCTCCGACGACCAGTACCGCGAGGCCGGGGCCGAGGTGGCCTGGGGTGCCGATCACGCCGCGACCGTGGTGGCGTCGGTGCAGCCGTTGGAGCGGGAACGCCTGCAGCGGCTGCACGCCGGGACGGCGCTGATGTCGTTCCTGCCGACGAACCCGCCGGACGTGGTCCGGGCCGCGACGTCGGCCAAGCTGACCGCGTTCGCGATGGAGCTGATCCCCCGGATCTCCCGGGCCCAGTCGATGGACGCGCTGTCCTCGCAGGCCCTGGTCGCCGGGTACCGCGCCGCGATCGTCGCGGCCGAGCGGCTGCCGCGATTCTTCCCGCTGAACATGACCGCCGCCGGTACGGTCCCCCCGGCCCAGGTACTCGTCCTCGGCGCCGGCGTGGCCGGTCTGCAGGCGATCGCGACCGCGAAGCGCCTCGGGGCCGTGGTCAAGGCGTACGACGTCCGCACCGCCGCGGCCGAGGAGATCGCGTCGATGGGCGCGCAGCCGATCGAGCTCGAGCTCGGCACCCTGGACGGCCCCGGTGGGTACGCCCGGGAGATGACGCCCGAGCGCGCCCAGCTCCAGCGTGACCTGCTGGCCCCGTACGTCGCGGCCGCGGATGCCCTGATCACCACGGCGGCGGTGCCCGGCCGGACCGCGCCGATGCTGGTGACCCGCGAGATGGTCGAGCAGATGAAGCCCGGCTCGGTGGTGGTCGACCTGGCCTCCGAGCAAGGTGGGAACGTGGAGGGTTCGGTGGCCGGCACCGAGCTGACGATCGGCGGCGCCCTGGTCTGGGGCGGCTCGAACGTGCCCAGCCAGCTGGCCGGACCGGCGAGCCGGCTGTACGGCCAGAACATCGCGAACCTGATCACGCTGATGACCCGCAACGCCGCGTTCGACCCGGACTTCGCCGACGAGATCGTGGCCGGCTGTTGTGTCACGCACGACGGCAAGGTGCTGCACGAGCCGACCCGGGAACTCCTGGAAGGACCACTGGCATGA
- a CDS encoding NAD(P) transhydrogenase subunit alpha, with protein sequence MTESIALLTIFVLAAFVGVEVISKVSATLHTPLMSGANAIHGVILVGAIIVTGQAESTWVMIVGLLAIVLATVNMVGGFVVTDRMLEMFRGPGSRKKELHK encoded by the coding sequence ATGACCGAGTCCATCGCGCTGCTGACGATCTTCGTCCTCGCCGCGTTCGTCGGGGTCGAGGTGATCAGCAAGGTCTCCGCCACCCTGCACACGCCGCTGATGTCCGGCGCGAACGCGATCCACGGCGTCATCCTGGTCGGCGCGATCATCGTCACCGGCCAGGCCGAGTCGACCTGGGTGATGATCGTCGGCCTGCTCGCCATCGTGCTCGCGACGGTGAACATGGTCGGCGGGTTCGTCGTCACCGACCGGATGCTGGAGATGTTCCGCGGACCGGGGTCGCGCAAGAAGGAGCTGCACAAGTGA
- a CDS encoding NAD(P)(+) transhydrogenase (Re/Si-specific) subunit beta, whose protein sequence is MIPTWAQIGYLVAAVCFIVALKALSSPKTARAGNGLGAAGAVLAVVITFVAYKPDHLAPILIALLVGTVVGVVGSRRVQMTQMPQLVALFNGVGGGAAALVALLELSEVSADQTVSAIATAFTILVGAISFSGSIVTFAKLQELMTTRPVTFPGLPVLFVAGLLGGIALAVWLVSDPRVWVGVLLCLVGLAIGVMLVLPVGGADVPIVISLLNAFTGLTVAAGGYVLHNSLLLVAGTLVGAAGTLLTKLMADAMGRSVFNILFGAVRGGSTLGAGEASERPVIAGTSEDVAILLGYAQRVIIVPGYGLAVAQAQHTLRDLVEELQGRGVKVDYAIHPVAGRMPGHMNVLLAEAQVPYEQLREMDEINGDFKSTDVVLVVGANDVVNPAARTTPSAPIYGMPILNADEAQRVIFLKRSMRPGFAGIENELLYDPRTTLLFGDARESLTKLLAAVKNV, encoded by the coding sequence GTGATCCCCACCTGGGCCCAGATCGGCTACCTGGTCGCGGCGGTCTGTTTCATCGTCGCGTTGAAGGCGCTGTCGTCGCCGAAGACCGCGCGGGCCGGCAACGGTCTCGGCGCGGCCGGTGCCGTCCTCGCGGTCGTGATCACGTTCGTCGCCTACAAGCCGGATCACCTGGCCCCGATCCTGATCGCGCTGCTGGTCGGTACGGTCGTCGGCGTCGTCGGGTCCCGCCGGGTGCAGATGACCCAGATGCCGCAGCTGGTGGCCCTGTTCAACGGGGTCGGCGGTGGCGCGGCCGCGTTGGTGGCGCTGCTGGAGCTCAGCGAGGTGTCCGCGGACCAGACGGTGTCCGCGATCGCGACCGCGTTCACCATCCTGGTCGGCGCGATCTCGTTCTCCGGGTCGATCGTCACCTTCGCCAAGCTGCAGGAGCTGATGACCACCCGGCCGGTGACGTTCCCCGGTCTGCCGGTGCTGTTCGTGGCCGGGCTGCTCGGCGGGATCGCGCTGGCGGTCTGGCTGGTGTCGGACCCGCGGGTGTGGGTCGGCGTCCTGCTCTGCCTGGTCGGGCTCGCGATCGGCGTCATGCTGGTGCTGCCGGTCGGTGGCGCCGACGTCCCGATCGTCATCTCGCTGCTGAACGCGTTCACCGGTCTCACCGTCGCCGCGGGCGGGTACGTCCTGCACAACTCGCTGCTGCTGGTGGCCGGCACCCTGGTCGGCGCGGCCGGTACGTTGCTGACCAAGCTGATGGCCGACGCGATGGGCCGGTCGGTCTTCAACATCCTGTTCGGCGCGGTCCGCGGCGGCTCCACCCTCGGCGCCGGCGAGGCATCCGAGCGGCCGGTGATCGCGGGCACCTCCGAGGACGTCGCGATCCTGCTCGGGTACGCCCAGCGCGTCATCATCGTCCCCGGGTACGGTCTCGCCGTCGCCCAGGCCCAGCACACCCTGCGCGACCTGGTCGAGGAGCTGCAGGGTCGTGGCGTCAAGGTCGACTACGCCATCCACCCGGTGGCCGGCCGGATGCCGGGTCACATGAACGTGTTGCTCGCCGAGGCCCAGGTCCCGTACGAGCAGCTGCGCGAGATGGACGAGATCAACGGCGACTTCAAGTCCACCGACGTGGTCCTGGTGGTCGGCGCCAACGACGTGGTCAACCCGGCCGCCCGGACCACCCCGAGCGCGCCGATCTACGGGATGCCGATCCTCAACGCCGACGAGGCCCAGCGGGTCATCTTCCTCAAGCGCAGCATGCGCCCGGGCTTCGCCGGCATCGAGAACGAGCTCCTCTACGACCCCCGCACCACCCTGCTCTTCGGCGACGCCCGCGAGTCCCTCACCAAACTCCTGGCCGCGGTCAAGAACGTCTGA
- a CDS encoding ABC transporter ATP-binding protein: MALLEVRDLSVTYSPRDSAAVRAVDGVSFDIDEGEFVGLLGESGSGKSTLGNAVLRLLEKPAAISGGSVLFDGVRVSSAPEDEVRPLRWAKISTVFQSSMNSLNPVITIGAQFDDTFAAHGRTGDARKLLDLVDLDPEVLRRYPHELSGGMKQRVALALALALEPRFVLLDEPTTGLDVVVQRNILDRLRELRGELGFAVLFISHDLGTVLEMADRVMVMYAGELVESQSAAAMANDPLHPYTQGLLGSYADPRAAEISVGYVPGRPPDLSRPQTGCRFAARCPVAVEACRTDHPALLPAGDGTARCLLVDQAGGAPVDTTRTSSFVAVRDSATTAEPVLTVAGVVKEYRSRGSVKRAVDEVSFDLVPGRVTALVGQSGSGKTTLARLVTGVERPTEGTVTFHGEDQAVDVGRLRGRRLSAYRRHTQLVFQDPFAALNPTRTIAYALSRPLQNHLGLSRSEARSRAGELLESVGLSPATQYLDKLPHQLSGGQRQRVVIARALAPDPSVLVADEPISMLDVSIRAEILELLDTLVRDRAIAMLYITHDLLSARLLADQVLVLNHGRVVESGPTLTVIQHAQDPYTQLLLDAIPLPPTAVRRS, translated from the coding sequence AGCCCGCGCGACAGCGCCGCGGTGCGTGCGGTCGACGGGGTCTCGTTCGACATCGACGAGGGCGAGTTCGTCGGGCTGCTCGGGGAGTCCGGCAGCGGCAAGTCCACTCTCGGCAACGCGGTGCTGCGGCTGCTCGAGAAGCCGGCCGCGATCAGTGGTGGCTCGGTGCTGTTCGACGGGGTCCGGGTCAGCTCGGCGCCTGAGGACGAGGTCAGGCCGTTGCGCTGGGCAAAGATCTCGACGGTGTTCCAGAGCAGCATGAACTCGCTGAACCCGGTGATCACGATCGGCGCCCAGTTCGACGACACGTTCGCGGCGCACGGCCGGACCGGCGACGCGCGCAAGCTGCTCGATCTGGTCGACCTGGATCCCGAGGTGCTGCGGCGCTACCCGCACGAGCTCTCCGGCGGGATGAAGCAGCGGGTCGCGCTCGCGTTGGCGCTCGCGCTCGAACCGCGGTTCGTGCTGCTCGACGAACCGACGACGGGGCTCGATGTCGTTGTCCAGCGCAACATCCTGGACCGGTTGCGGGAACTGCGCGGCGAGCTCGGGTTCGCGGTGCTGTTCATCAGCCACGACCTCGGCACCGTGCTGGAGATGGCCGACCGGGTGATGGTGATGTACGCGGGTGAGCTGGTCGAGAGCCAGTCGGCCGCCGCGATGGCGAACGATCCGCTGCACCCGTACACCCAAGGGTTGCTCGGCTCGTACGCCGATCCGCGGGCCGCCGAGATCTCGGTCGGCTACGTCCCGGGCCGGCCGCCGGACCTGTCCCGCCCGCAGACCGGATGCCGGTTCGCCGCGCGCTGCCCGGTCGCGGTCGAGGCCTGCCGGACGGACCACCCGGCGCTGCTCCCGGCCGGCGACGGTACGGCGCGTTGCCTGCTCGTGGACCAAGCCGGTGGAGCGCCTGTCGACACCACCCGCACGAGCTCGTTCGTCGCAGTACGGGACTCCGCTACGACCGCGGAGCCGGTACTGACGGTGGCAGGCGTGGTGAAGGAGTACCGGTCCCGGGGCTCGGTGAAACGGGCCGTGGACGAGGTCTCGTTCGACCTGGTCCCCGGCCGGGTGACCGCGTTGGTGGGTCAGAGCGGCTCGGGCAAGACGACGCTGGCTCGGCTGGTCACCGGGGTCGAGCGGCCGACCGAAGGCACGGTGACCTTCCACGGCGAGGACCAGGCCGTCGACGTCGGGCGATTGCGGGGGCGGCGGCTCAGCGCGTACCGGCGGCACACGCAGTTGGTGTTCCAGGACCCGTTCGCCGCGTTGAACCCGACCCGCACGATCGCGTACGCGCTGTCGCGGCCGCTGCAGAACCACCTCGGCCTGTCCCGGAGTGAGGCCCGGTCACGCGCCGGCGAGCTGCTGGAGTCGGTGGGGCTGTCGCCGGCCACGCAGTACCTCGACAAGCTGCCGCACCAGCTGTCCGGCGGTCAGCGGCAACGGGTCGTGATCGCCCGCGCCTTGGCCCCCGACCCCTCGGTCCTGGTCGCCGACGAACCGATCTCGATGCTCGACGTGTCGATCCGCGCCGAGATCCTGGAACTGCTCGACACCCTGGTCCGCGACCGCGCGATCGCAATGCTCTACATCACCCACGACTTGCTCAGCGCCCGCCTGCTCGCCGACCAAGTCCTCGTCCTCAACCACGGCCGCGTGGTCGAGAGCGGCCCGACCCTGACCGTCATCCAGCACGCCCAGGACCCGTACACCCAACTCCTCCTGGACGCGATCCCGCTCCCGCCGACCGCGGTCAGACGTTCTTGA